The following coding sequences lie in one Candidatus Neptunochlamydia sp. REUL1 genomic window:
- the rfaE1 gene encoding D-glycero-beta-D-manno-heptose-7-phosphate kinase has translation MVKLLGSFSRLRPAKVLVLGDFMLDTYTTGRVQRISPEAPVPILHVQESHDLPGGAGNVVLNLRALGADVVAVGRVGDDKEGVRIKTLLEKEGIKTEGIFTQNGVSTPLKNRLIADAQQLIRVDQECISPLSKEVEKKVIDYVLSIKHQVEVIAISDYAKGFLSKSLLQTVIDIAQENEIPTIVDPKGEDFTKYRGATLIKPNYKEAVAASKLTSDADLDAISGALLEQTASEMIMVTRSEQGISLFQKNRIRFDFPVKTREVKDVTGAGDTVLAMTTMTFASGLSLQEGLELSNVAAGIAIERLGCVRVSLSELAERLLETNSSNKIFDESHLFTLEQALINKKLTVLGINTEDGVSSALFSQIQKLSSNKGEGRLMIYLVDTDPDQDFLSLLSSLHEVDFIVIQSDSLASLTEKIQPEKVVTLGKDGLLEEVSHTRVLLT, from the coding sequence ATGGTAAAACTTCTCGGCTCGTTCAGCCGCCTTAGGCCTGCAAAGGTTTTGGTGCTGGGCGACTTCATGCTTGATACCTATACGACGGGGCGTGTGCAAAGGATCTCTCCTGAGGCCCCCGTTCCTATCCTTCACGTTCAGGAGTCCCATGATCTTCCCGGTGGAGCTGGCAATGTCGTCTTAAATCTCAGGGCTCTTGGGGCTGATGTGGTTGCTGTAGGGCGCGTTGGTGATGACAAAGAGGGAGTTCGCATCAAAACCCTTCTAGAAAAGGAAGGAATCAAGACGGAGGGGATCTTCACTCAAAATGGGGTAAGTACTCCACTCAAAAATCGATTGATCGCAGATGCTCAGCAGCTCATTCGAGTTGACCAAGAGTGCATTTCCCCTCTTTCTAAAGAAGTTGAAAAGAAAGTGATTGATTACGTTCTTTCGATAAAGCATCAAGTAGAAGTCATTGCAATTTCTGATTATGCAAAAGGGTTCCTATCAAAATCTCTTCTCCAAACGGTGATTGATATTGCTCAAGAAAACGAAATCCCCACGATTGTTGATCCAAAAGGGGAAGATTTTACAAAATATCGTGGAGCGACGCTCATTAAGCCCAATTACAAGGAAGCGGTGGCTGCATCTAAGCTGACGAGTGATGCGGATCTTGATGCGATTAGTGGTGCCTTGCTTGAGCAAACTGCGTCAGAAATGATTATGGTGACCCGAAGTGAACAAGGGATTTCCCTATTTCAGAAGAATCGTATTCGTTTTGATTTCCCTGTAAAAACAAGGGAAGTCAAGGATGTTACGGGTGCTGGTGATACGGTGCTTGCAATGACAACAATGACATTTGCTTCGGGGTTGAGTCTCCAAGAGGGGCTTGAGCTTTCAAATGTTGCTGCAGGGATTGCTATCGAACGTTTGGGGTGTGTCCGTGTTTCTCTTTCTGAGCTTGCGGAACGTCTTCTAGAAACCAATAGCAGCAATAAAATATTTGATGAGAGTCACCTCTTCACATTGGAACAGGCTCTGATCAATAAAAAACTTACCGTCCTAGGAATCAACACTGAGGATGGGGTTTCTAGTGCCCTTTTTTCTCAAATTCAAAAACTTTCTAGTAATAAAGGGGAGGGTCGGCTGATGATCTATCTTGTAGATACCGATCCTGATCAGGATTTTCTTTCTCTTCTTTCTTCACTTCATGAGGTAGATTTCATTGTTATTCAGTCAGATAGCTTAGCCAGCCTGACTGAAAAAATTCAACCTGAAAAGGTGGTTACCCTAGGGAAGGATGGCTTGCTAGAAGAAGTCTCCCATACTCGGGTCTTGCTAACGTAA